The genomic window TTATTTTCTTAATGGTCATTTTAAACTATTTAAAATGCAATTGATTGGTCTATTGGAGGATTTGGCTATGTACATTATATGTAGAattatatttctacctccattatGTACATACTGAATACAAACAGATTGGAAGAGTTATGCACTAAGTGTGTTGCTGTTGAGTCTGGTTGGACCTTGAATGGGGCGGATACAATTTATTGACTTACAAGCTTCAGCCTGATAAGTAATATTCGTGTAAAGACCAAGGATGACATACATACGAAGTTTCGGGGTTCCATTATTGACCATAACCCCATGACGTCACATCTGTACTAAACTAGCTACAAAGCTGGTATCCTATTGTTAGGGAATTCCGGATAATCTGTCCCCATTATGGGCAAGTTAAGATGGGCTGaatttcgctcggccccagcggccagtctatccaggaccgcggGGATGCGCTAAACCGTTTGCatagattcttgttcaggaagtatgtcatgcgtacagtgcatagaaatatggtgcagtgtgagtgtgatgcatgatgggactgcgcattattgaACCAATGTGCGTGCATGatgcgtttgcccatcccagagcctttggttaaagcatggaggaagaaacttcctccatggttaaagtaaggcgctggggacgagcgaagggCTGAATGAgaatggttcaaaagagggcgctatcaggaGAAGTTTGTTCACAGTTTGTCTTTATGGGGGTGACAGAACATCTttgggacagaatctccggtcATACCGACACCTCCTGAAGGCACGATTTATACACATATAGctaaatggaagaaaacaaacacacattagccattggacactttcggtaaacagtattatccaaggcccacacttcgtgtattacaacttatatataacataacaaacctgtgaaaatttaggcccaatcggtcatcggagtcgggagaaaataacgggaaaacccacccttgtttccgcatgtttcgccgtgtcatgacatgtgtttaaaataaatccgtaattctcgatatcgagaattgatattgttttaatgttttctcaataagtgaagcatttcatggaataatatttcaagacaagtctttcaccgttaccttctgtaaacccttatacataagttatttgtaaatctgtgagtttttactttttttatgttCCGAAAGTTAACATCTTTTCCTGTTAAATAAGGGGCACTGCCACAACCTGTCCATCTGGTTTTCCACAACTCTTTTTATGGAAGTTATACCActtgtaattgtcaaacacactATGGTCAGTGTAGTATCTCACTCCCAGGGAATGCACATCTATGTGCAAGGTCCTATACTTCTAACTTTggcaaacaagggtgtttgcaACTAATTATACCCCCAAtgtgtttataattattattcaatgaaaacaCTACGCGAATCATTTTGGAGAGGCATGCATCGTACAATAACAGACATTGTACTACTACAACAATACCCGTAAATATGTATTTTGGTTTCCTATAGCGTCTTTTGAAAACACTATTCGTACCAAATAAAGTCTGTTTATAGGTTTTTCAAGAGGAGTAAAAGTAACAatttattatacaaacaaattcaaGCAATATCACGGCGATTTCAGGGCAAAGCGATTTgcctcttaaagggaaggtacacgtttggtaattactcaaaacaaaataatattaaattaaaaactgacttggtaacgagtagtggagagctgtcgatagtataaaacattgtgagaaacagctccctctaaagtagcatagattttgataAAGAgatagtttctcactaaaataataaaagacttctagctagaagtcttttattcctatctgaaagcaaacaaattcgtccaacaaagtgttttttctttcatcattttctcccaactccgataaCCAATTAAGataatattttcacaggtttgttattttgtgcatatattgagatacaccaagtgagaacactggtctttgacaattaccaatggtgtaccttccctttaaggtaaTGGGAGCCcgcggcaattgctgtgggtgccatgaaAGGCCTCCCAACACAGAAAACTTTGATTTCTTGTAAAGCCTGTGCTTCCAGTTTCAAGACAAGTTTTCTTAAAATGTAATATTTATAGTTTACATACCTTGTAACATTGCTATGAGTTGCTAATTATTAAGTCCATCCGGCAGCCTTTAAGTCTTTCCACACATTCTTACATTATCTTAAACTTCGGCCTtctttcaaatcaattcaaactCCCTtttattataggcctacatacttaattaaaaaaaaaaagtcaaaacagTACAATAGCAAAATTATTGATCTTTAAACATGACATTAAtgagaaaagttttttttttacggcaGAGAACATTAGTCTTGAGGCATCATCTAATAGTGCTCTGATTGTTTTAAAGTCCGAAATATCAATTGAGTTAAGACAAAAAATCCAAATCGCCACCCCTTGATCCAGCCCACACATTCCTAAAATATCTTGAATTATAAACGTTTGACTTGTACAAAAAAGTGTCCAGTTGCTTCTTCAACCGTTTGCTTAACACAACATTTCTGAAATATTTCTTGAGTGGAGGTCAAAGTCCACATCGAACCCCTTATAATCCTCCCACGCCTTCTAAAGAATTAGAACCAACAATGGAGAATTAGAAACCAATCATATTTCAGAGCAATTCATGCATGCAATTCTGAATGCAAATGATAACGTTTAATCCCTTCCACAAATAGGATCAAGAGATGTAATCTGACTGAGAAGTATTACGTCATAGTTTGAAACATAGCGACCGCAGCAAAGATACAGAAACAATATTATTGAGGGTTTTACTGTAGTCTTGGATCCAAGACGCTCCATATTTTTGAAGTCAAACACCAgtgcccaatttaatagagctatTTGAACACAaacaagtagcttagcacaacaccATAACTATTATCAGAGTAAGTTTACCAGCAGAACTGCctttaccatgtcacatgtacaatctaaGACTattatcctgctcatttcagcTAATCAGACCTAGTCTTTGTTAAGcagatttttaatttgaaattggGTCCATGGTTAGCTATACCGATCAACTAACGAACCATTCGCCACCAGAGGGCGCTAGCATTCCAGTAACCGCTTTCATACCACGAAGCGCTAGCTCCGGTTTGTATAGTCGATTATGTTTTCGTGACTATATACAACTGGACTCCACCATAGAgagtcttgaaatcaagactAGTTTTAACCACAAGTTATGATAAGTTCATAGAGCGGGGATTGATACCAGTGCGGACAACGCCTTCATTTCCCACCGAGGTTTGGAGCAGTGTGCACGGCGAGGTTGCTTTGAGAAAACCCAAGGATCCCATCCCACCGGCTAAAATAATCGAACAGAGATTCGAATTTCTTTGCTCTTTACAGACTTTAAGTGACTGTTTTTATACATCATCATTATGGCCCAGTTTGAGAATGGTCTCTTTGGATGCTTCAGTAACATCGGACTCTGTGTATTCAGCTACTTCGTGCCGTGCTACACCCACGGCAAGACGGCAGAGGCAGTGGGTGCCGGAACCTGTCTGATCTGCGCCCTGAGTATGTTCGTACCGTTCCTGAACATCTGGGCTCTCATCACCACAAGGGGGAAAGTCAGGGAGAGCAAAGGAATCGACGGAACCCTCGTCAACGATCTGGTGATGATCTGCTTTTGCGCACCGTGTGCTGTCATTCAAAGTGCCCTGGAGATGGGCGTCCACACCCCGCTGGGGGCAGGGGAGTCGATGGCTCGCGTTTAAAAATTGACTTTTCCAACGAGTCGAGGGATGTTGATTGTGGTTGCTGATTGACTATACTGGCAAGGTGGTGACAACGAGATGAAACTTGCAGAAATTGGGCACTTTAATTGGGGACCAACGACCAAGACATGTCAATAGATACGACAGAATATCAGCTGTACACGTGAACATCTTCATTTTGGGCAGTGGCGAGTATAGAAGACACGGGGTGAAAATCTGAACTTGTTTGGATGATGCAGACCACATCGAAGAAACGTCGGTGGATATTCAGCACAAATTTAATAGCACTACAGCACGGATGGACGTTTTGAACGATGAAGACCATAACGCGAAACGTCGACGATTTTCCTATGTCTACGTTTTTGTATATGCACATTGTATGTTGATTGCAAATTCACACATTACCAAAATGTATCGGTAGTCTTATCATGACTTTCACAACTAAAAccgaaacaaaaactaaaataaaataatatattctAAATTGCTGCTTACGACATTAACATTCCTATCCTAGTTTCGAGTAGAGTTTAATCTAACTTATCTTAAATAACATAGTTTCATCTAGCGTTTTTATCTACAGTTCTGCCGATTATTTTTAGTTCTATATAACTGTTTCCTTGTTTAGGTTTTATACTCAGGACTGTCAGTTAAACAAATGACACATTTCCAAATTTCGGCTgatttaatttaaaggaacgtaacatgttatttagtttttgctaacaaaacagttgctgacagtgtaagcactttatgtaatccaccatatatataaactgacaaacctgtagaagtttgagatcgatcggccatctgggtcacgagagaatagtgaaatcgataatatattttttgacatgacatgacatcgattaaaaaaaggggggagggaaataaaacgctcactgagcgaaaaacccaaaacaggaactttttttatatttatttctctttaaaataatatgacatttcagacataaatatttcaagggatgtttttctactatcatcatcattagaccgtgtacgtTTTAAGTAAATCTGTTATCGTagacgattttttttctcaccaaatctttaatgttcctttaacaataaaACTGTGATGAAAGTTGCAGAAATCAAATTTTACAATGATTTAATTTAAACTTGTATTTTGGGTTCGAAAAGGGCTGAAATGTGATGATCTATAAGGAAATGACATCAATGGTTTTGTTCTAAATTATATTAAGTAGGATGAGAAACTTTGCACCATGTGGAATTCTCTCTTGCGTACAGGGTTTTCGTTTAAAAGTGACGACAACTTGTGTTTCAAGTTGACATACACGTTGACAGATGTCAAACTTAAAAGCACTGGGTATCATGTTTTTACAGCAAACCTTAACTTAATATCTTATACTTTTTGGAGTAAATTTGAACTTCAGTCAAGTTTATAGAGTTTTTTTGAAGTGACATTGAGATCATGCGATTATTTACATTTAGGGGGACTATGCTATAGTTGTCATTACATCTGGGCCAAATTCATAAACCTTGCAAGCACAAAAGACATGCTAAGCCAGAAAAACCTTGCATAAGCACAGATAAACCTTgcctaagcacagaaaaaccttacttaagcacagaaaaaccttgCTTATAGCAGAAACATGTTGTCAGTCGAATTTCCATCAAGTTTACATTTTAGTTGCAACTGGTATCTCACTCCTTTTTTCGCTTAGCAAAGAACTGTGCCGAGCAGGTTTTTGTTCTGCCAAACAGCTTTCTGCTAAAcggcattatgaaattgggcccaggtcactcGGACAAAGTTTATACCAAGTCATTTTCTGACGAGATTCTCTTTTGATTCTTAgcgttaaaaaaatgtgttaaaggaacacgttgccttggatcggacgagttggtcaaaacaaaagcgtttgtaaccgttttttataaaatgcatatggttggaaagatgttttaaaagtagaatacaatgatccacacaagtttgcctcgaaattgcgtggttttccttctaccgtgcgaactaacatggtcggccatttatgggagtcaaaattttgacccccataaatggccgacgtgttagtcgacgaggtaaaaggaaaaccacgcaatttcgaggcatgtttgtgtggatcattgtattctacttttacaacatctttctacccatatgcattttataaaaaacggttacaaacgcttttcaaagaccaactcgaccgatccaaggcaacgtgttcctttaaacatcaaTCATTTTTATTATGTGGACAGCTCTCTAACCCACACAGTGCCTATTGCCTAAACCTTTGGACATTTTGAacattatacatgtaataaATTGAAGAATTGATGGCGTTATCAGAAATGTACACAAAGATAGTTTCGTTGCTTTGTTTGAACACAGAGTCAAGTTAACTTCAAGTTTTGGCCCAGGTCACCTGCACCATTGAGCTGCACGTAAGTCATTTGCggactaaaatatttgaattgaattcgagacctcagctgagcgactagactgttttttttcttccatcactctctcgcaactttaacgaccaactgagttcaaattttcacaggttcattttATGCGTGTAAaaaattatgttgggatacaccaatcaTAAGCTCCATGTACCAAATGAGACGActggtttttttaaaggttttttttacaacttccAAATGTATCCAGTCTTTATGACAATATTCAATATTTTCTGGGAGCCACCCCATCCCTACATATTGTACATACCGGTAATAAACACCAGAATATAGAGGCCATTATCAGACATGCACACACATTGTACTCATTGGTTTGTTTGAACAAAGAGTACAAAGAgtcaaaaacaactttaaagttGCTGTTATCTGACCCAGACGCGTTCATCTTGCACTATGTCCTCGTTAAGCCGTCGGTTCAGAACCAAAGGAGATCTGGGAGAGACtggtttcacacaaaaaaactaatTAATAGGCCCCTTTGcgaaacgacggcttcggctttggattcggctcaggcgaGCTTGGCCCCGCCGGTTGTTTTTAACAATTGCGCGTGTTTTGTgcatacgcgctcagggctttaGACGTGAGGAACGAAGCCTCAAGCCGAAAACAagctgtggtttcgaaaagggcgaAAGATTGATCTCAACTGCGAATGAGTCtgaattgctaagcaaagttttgacgtcacaatacaaatcactgtttGAATATTGACAACTCATAATCATAATTTCGATAAATATTATTGTGTGCTCTTGTGAAATCAAGTCGACCCCACAGTTCCAGACAACACTCCCCTAGTATTTTGGGATGCAATGTTGTGTGTCGCagcgcttaaagacactggatggacactattggtaattgtcaaagaccagtcttcttacttgatgTATCTGAACAtctgcataaaaaacaaacctgtgaaaaattgagctcaatcggtcatcgaagttgcgagataatactgaaagagaaaacaccatcgtcacacggagttgtgtgctttcagatgcttgatttcgagacctaaaattctaaacttgaggtctcgaaatcaaattcgtgggaaaattacttctttctcgaaaactacgtcacttcaaagggagccgtctctcacaatgttttaaactatcaacctctccccattactcgttaccaagtaaggttttatgttaataattgttttgagtaataaccaatagtgtccactgcctttaaaacattttttttattgggtaCAGTTTTGGGGCCACAGCAGGGAAGCACAAAATTTAGCTCTTCTCGGGGACTTCTGGCAAATAAACAGTAGACATGCACTCAATAGTTGCAAAGTGTGTTTTCCCTCATAAGTTCCTTTTAACGATTGCTTTATGTGTCATTttactgtttttgttgttgttaaagaaAAATAAAGCAACGGAGGCAGTATTTTGCATTGCGCGCGTTTAAAgctaaaagccattggaccctttcggtacagaaaaaaaaaagttcacagatttacaaataatttacagggtttacagaaggtaatggtgaaagacttctcttgaaatattagtccatgaaatgctttactttttgagaaaactgtaaaacaatataaattctcgttcacgagaattacggatttgttataaacacatgtcatgacacggcgaaacgcgcgaaaacaggagtgggttttcccgttattttctcccgactccgatgtccgattgagcctaaatttccacaggattgttatttaatatataagttgtgatacacgaagtgtgggacttggacaatactgtttataatggctttaaaaccaaTCATAACACCTGATATAAGCTCAAGAATATAAACCCCTTTGCGggtacattttaattttaaacgtCTAGATTTAAAATGAGGCACTTTAGTGGGCACGCACCACCCGAAAAAAATCCCCCTCCCACTTTTCAATCAAAATTGACCTAAAGAATAATCTTTTAAAGTAGTTAGGGAACAAGCAACCCTTTAAACAAGTTCTAAAGAACacctttttcatttgaaaatctattctatattaatatttgttttcttcaaataattGAGGAACAAgcaacattttcatttcattcatttcatttaaatccTTCATTTAAATCTACAATGACAACTGTTCCAATTGGATTTATATTCATTACCAAGATTTCTATTTTTTGAGGAACAAGTAACGTCTTTATCAACCATGaaatttattaaatttgaaattgaattatAATGACTCTATCTATCTTTCTGATAGTTGGGGAACAAGCAACGACTTTATACAAATCCATCAAGACAGCCGTTCAATTTAAATATGTATTCTTTATTATTTCAGTTATACATTATTTCATTCAGAAGTTCAGAAATATTGAAACATGGAGAAATTTAAACAATGCAAAATTTACACACTATACATGATTGTATCACAAACCAAAACAAGGTGGCTATACGCCTGACATTACAGGATAAAGAAGAgcaaacaagaacaagaacaatgttattatttaattataatTCAACTATTTAGTGATGCGTGAAGATTTGGAATGATGTGGATATAAAAACTATAACTTGTAAACGTGCAGCGAACGACAATGTGTAAACCTCTCGGGTCCGAAATAAGCCACCAAGAGCAAAATACTCCGCTCGTCgtctgggcccaaattcatagagctgcctagcacaaacaaatttgcttagcatgaaaattcttccttgataaaaacaggattccaaccaaatttcacgtgattttcaggttaagcaaacaacaacagctgaataccagtaacaagcaattatGCAACAAAGGGAAATTCGGTTGAAAATCCCGTTttaatcaagaaagaaatttcatgctaagaaaatgttgtgtgcttagcagctctatgaaattgggccctaggcctaattttatagcgctgctcaacagtaagcaaattttcgtgctcaCTGTAGAAGAAGAAATTAataaggtgcaagcgtatttcacaggttagcagaaaaataggcggccatattgcacgttcaccatggatttgcattgtgacatcatttaaTAGTAAGCACcgaaaggttagcat from Asterias amurensis chromosome 17, ASM3211899v1 includes these protein-coding regions:
- the LOC139950140 gene encoding cornifelin homolog B-like — its product is MAQFENGLFGCFSNIGLCVFSYFVPCYTHGKTAEAVGAGTCLICALSMFVPFLNIWALITTRGKVRESKGIDGTLVNDLVMICFCAPCAVIQSALEMGVHTPLGAGESMARV